One region of Streptomyces sp. CG4 genomic DNA includes:
- a CDS encoding MFS transporter: MSSLSRSLSRSLAPLRHRDYRLLFVSYLISMLGDGVWLVALPWVAMELGGDSSGLALVVGAESVGLISCVLVGGVLADRFPRKRVIGWSFAASFAALGVLVVVHAVGRLTVWHLVGAALVLGASAAISGPAADAFTPDLVPEEELHSANALESTVRSLTMRMIGPALGGMLISLLDSLSVIVLNAVSFGVAAMCVALIRPGASAGAVPEKAQEAEPAEPVPYRQALRYLFGERWLWVLIVWSGVVLLLQSGPRQVLLPFLISDRLHGDARDYGLLIAVTGVAAVVASLVLGARQAPRDYARKMLLAWTVGAAPLALMVFVPAFWMLLPMAAVYGYFSTVGNVYWSTLIQTSVPSAVRGRVISIDWLGSLALVPLSAVLAGVGSGRAFVAALFVLGGTLPVLLTLATLRWVDLTALKPPGEAGEQAAPGQTVETAGAPAPERRESQVAAPPVA, encoded by the coding sequence ATGTCGTCCCTGTCCCGTTCCCTGTCCCGCTCGCTGGCGCCCCTGCGGCACCGCGACTACCGGCTGCTCTTCGTCTCGTACCTCATCAGCATGCTCGGCGACGGTGTCTGGCTGGTCGCCCTGCCCTGGGTGGCCATGGAGCTGGGGGGTGACAGCTCCGGACTCGCCCTGGTGGTGGGCGCCGAGTCGGTCGGCCTGATCTCCTGCGTCCTGGTGGGCGGTGTGCTCGCGGACCGCTTCCCGCGCAAGCGGGTCATCGGCTGGTCGTTCGCGGCGAGCTTCGCCGCCCTGGGTGTGCTCGTCGTCGTCCATGCCGTCGGTCGTCTGACGGTGTGGCACCTGGTCGGCGCCGCCCTGGTGCTCGGCGCGTCCGCCGCCATCAGCGGTCCCGCCGCGGACGCCTTCACACCCGACCTCGTACCCGAGGAAGAGCTGCACTCCGCCAACGCCCTTGAATCCACGGTGCGTTCGCTCACCATGAGGATGATCGGCCCCGCGCTCGGCGGCATGCTGATCTCGCTGCTCGACTCCCTCAGCGTCATCGTGCTCAACGCGGTCAGCTTCGGGGTGGCGGCGATGTGCGTGGCCCTCATCCGGCCGGGCGCGTCCGCCGGTGCCGTACCCGAGAAGGCGCAGGAGGCCGAGCCGGCCGAACCCGTCCCGTACCGTCAGGCGCTGCGCTATCTGTTCGGGGAGCGGTGGCTGTGGGTGCTGATCGTGTGGTCCGGCGTGGTGCTGCTGCTCCAGTCCGGCCCCCGGCAGGTGCTCCTGCCCTTCCTCATCAGCGACCGGCTCCACGGCGACGCCCGCGACTACGGCCTGCTCATCGCGGTGACCGGGGTCGCGGCCGTAGTGGCGTCCCTCGTGCTGGGCGCGCGCCAGGCCCCCCGGGACTACGCCCGCAAGATGCTGCTCGCCTGGACGGTGGGCGCCGCGCCGCTCGCGCTGATGGTCTTCGTGCCGGCGTTCTGGATGCTGCTCCCGATGGCGGCGGTGTACGGCTACTTCTCGACCGTCGGCAACGTGTACTGGTCGACGCTCATCCAGACCTCCGTGCCGAGCGCGGTGCGCGGCCGCGTCATCAGCATCGACTGGCTGGGCTCGCTGGCGCTCGTCCCGCTGTCGGCGGTGCTCGCGGGTGTGGGCTCGGGCCGGGCGTTCGTGGCGGCCCTCTTCGTGCTCGGCGGGACGCTGCCGGTGCTGCTGACACTGGCGACGCTGCGGTGGGTGGACCTGACCGCGCTGAAGCCGCCGGGGGAGGCCGGGGAGCAGGCAGCGCCGGGGCAGACCGTGGAAACGGCCGGGGCGCCGGCGCCCGAACGGAGGGAGTCCCAGGTGGCGGCGCCCCCGGTGGCCTGA
- a CDS encoding tetratricopeptide repeat protein produces MTMTTTPEWEQRCAALWDAFEDCDPAEFRSRIEALAAELPAGHAVAAFELASAYDATDLGERAVAHYRKALDGGLDGDRRRQAVIQLASTLRALGDPQAGADLLLAEREQTSDHLDDAVTAFLALALVDLGREREAAALALGALARHLPCYNVSLARYAAAVADPAPNG; encoded by the coding sequence ATGACCATGACGACCACGCCGGAGTGGGAACAGCGGTGCGCAGCCCTGTGGGACGCCTTCGAGGACTGCGACCCGGCGGAATTCCGCTCGAGGATCGAGGCGTTGGCCGCCGAGCTGCCGGCGGGGCACGCCGTCGCCGCCTTCGAGCTGGCCTCCGCCTACGACGCCACCGACCTCGGCGAACGCGCCGTCGCGCACTACCGGAAGGCGCTGGACGGCGGACTGGACGGCGATCGCCGGCGACAGGCCGTCATCCAGCTGGCGAGTACGCTGCGCGCGCTCGGCGACCCGCAGGCCGGCGCCGACCTACTGCTCGCGGAGCGCGAGCAGACCTCGGACCACCTCGACGACGCGGTCACCGCGTTCCTCGCCCTGGCGCTCGTCGACCTCGGCCGGGAGCGGGAGGCCGCGGCGCTCGCGCTGGGCGCACTCGCCCGGCACCTGCCGTGCTACAACGTCTCGCTCGCCCGTTACGCCGCGGCCGTGGCCGACCCGGCCCCGAACGGCTGA
- the orn gene encoding oligoribonuclease, producing MNDRMVWIDCEMTGLSLSDDALIEVAALVTDSELNVLGEGVDIVIRPPDQALETMPDVVRQMHTASGLLAELPNGTTLKDAEDQVLAYVKEHVKEPGKAPLCGNSVGTDRGFLERDMSALESFLHYRIVDVSSIKELARRWYPRAYFNSPEKNGNHRALADIRESIAELRYYREAIFVPQPGPDSDTAKAIAAKHVLPAQ from the coding sequence ATGAACGATCGCATGGTGTGGATCGACTGCGAGATGACCGGCCTCTCGCTGTCCGACGACGCTCTCATCGAGGTGGCCGCCCTCGTCACCGACTCCGAGCTGAACGTACTCGGCGAGGGGGTGGACATCGTCATCCGCCCGCCGGACCAGGCCCTGGAGACGATGCCGGACGTGGTGCGTCAGATGCACACCGCTTCCGGGCTGCTCGCCGAGCTCCCGAACGGCACGACGCTGAAGGACGCCGAGGACCAGGTCCTCGCGTATGTGAAGGAGCACGTGAAGGAGCCCGGCAAGGCCCCGCTGTGCGGCAACTCCGTCGGCACCGACCGCGGCTTCCTGGAGCGGGACATGTCGGCCCTGGAGAGCTTCCTCCACTACCGGATCGTGGACGTCTCCAGCATCAAGGAGCTGGCGCGCCGCTGGTACCCGCGGGCGTACTTCAACAGCCCGGAGAAGAACGGCAACCACCGGGCCCTCGCCGACATCCGCGAGTCGATCGCCGAACTGCGCTACTACCGCGAGGCCATCTTCGTCCCGCAGCCCGGCCCCGACTCCGACACGGCGAAGGCCATCGCCGCCAAGCACGTCCTGCCTGCTCAGTAA
- a CDS encoding helix-turn-helix domain-containing protein, which yields MSHDSTAAPEAAVRKLSGRRRKEIVAVLLFSGGPIFESSIPLSVFGIDRQDAGVPRYRLLVCAGEEGPLRTTGGLELTAPHGLEAISRAGTVVVPAWRSITAPPPEEALDALRRAHEEGARIVGLCTGAFVLAAAGLLDGRPATTHWMYAPTLAKRYPSVHVDPRELFVDDGDVLTSAGTAAGIDLCLHIVRTDHGNEAAGALARRLVVPPRRSGGQERYLDRSLPEEIGADPLAEVVAWALEHLHEQFDVETLAARAYMSRRTFDRRFRSLTGSAPLQWLITQRVLQAQRLLETSDYSVDEVAGRCGFRSPVALRGHFRRQLGSSPAAYRAAYRARRPQGDKPADAEPALPAPGQPGPPPGLPGVGSIGHPPTMLHPDRDNGVPMQTRRQAAGAVGLLPGPRSGS from the coding sequence ATGAGCCACGACTCCACTGCCGCGCCGGAGGCCGCCGTCCGGAAACTTTCCGGACGCCGCCGCAAGGAGATCGTCGCGGTGCTGCTGTTCAGCGGCGGCCCCATATTCGAGAGTTCCATTCCGCTGTCGGTGTTCGGAATCGACCGCCAGGACGCCGGAGTGCCGCGCTACCGGCTGCTGGTGTGCGCCGGCGAGGAAGGCCCGCTGCGGACCACAGGGGGCCTGGAACTCACCGCGCCGCATGGACTGGAGGCGATCTCGCGCGCCGGGACGGTCGTCGTACCGGCCTGGCGTTCGATCACCGCGCCACCACCGGAAGAGGCGCTCGACGCGCTGCGCCGGGCGCATGAGGAGGGGGCCCGCATAGTCGGGCTGTGCACCGGGGCCTTCGTCCTCGCGGCGGCGGGCCTGCTGGACGGCCGCCCGGCGACCACCCACTGGATGTACGCACCGACGCTGGCCAAGCGCTATCCGTCGGTGCACGTCGATCCGCGTGAGCTGTTCGTGGACGACGGCGACGTGCTCACGTCAGCCGGCACGGCGGCCGGAATCGATCTCTGTCTCCACATCGTGCGGACGGACCACGGCAACGAGGCGGCCGGCGCGCTCGCCCGGCGCCTGGTGGTCCCACCGCGCCGCAGTGGCGGTCAGGAGCGCTATCTCGACAGGTCTTTACCAGAGGAGATCGGCGCCGACCCGCTCGCCGAGGTCGTCGCCTGGGCGCTGGAACACCTCCACGAGCAGTTCGACGTGGAGACCCTGGCGGCACGCGCCTATATGAGCCGCCGTACGTTCGACCGCCGGTTCCGCTCGCTGACCGGCAGTGCGCCGCTGCAGTGGCTGATCACGCAGCGGGTGCTGCAGGCACAGCGGCTGCTGGAGACGTCGGACTACTCCGTGGACGAGGTGGCGGGCCGGTGCGGCTTCCGCTCCCCCGTCGCGCTGCGCGGCCACTTCCGCCGCCAGCTCGGCTCGTCCCCGGCCGCCTACCGGGCCGCCTACCGGGCCCGTCGGCCGCAGGGCGACAAGCCGGCCGACGCGGAGCCGGCGCTGCCCGCGCCCGGCCAGCCGGGCCCGCCACCGGGCCTGCCGGGCGTCGGCTCGATAGGTCACCCACCCACGATGCTGCACCCGGACCGCGACAACGGTGTCCCGATGCAGACCCGCCGCCAGGCGGCGGGCGCGGTGGGACTGCTGCCGGGGCCGCGGAGCGGTAGCTGA
- a CDS encoding universal stress protein → MAGHEFFEPADRKRPVADPTASEPLAAEESRPSCDPAFRHGVVVGFDGSTSSERALAYAIGMAHRSQSGLIIVHVANRLPTTVWAGCEPPVFVDVPDHRTEVLGLELACADYLAEVPWILVERGGDICHELEEVGREYEADAIVVGSTHGIVGRIFGSVAGRLAKRAQRPVIVIP, encoded by the coding sequence ATGGCCGGTCACGAATTCTTCGAACCCGCGGACCGCAAGCGGCCCGTCGCCGATCCCACGGCGTCCGAGCCCCTGGCGGCGGAAGAGTCACGCCCCTCCTGCGACCCAGCCTTCCGGCACGGAGTCGTCGTCGGCTTCGACGGCTCCACCTCCAGTGAGCGCGCCCTCGCCTACGCCATCGGTATGGCCCACCGCTCCCAGTCGGGCCTGATCATCGTCCATGTCGCCAACCGGCTGCCGACCACCGTGTGGGCCGGCTGCGAACCGCCCGTCTTCGTCGACGTGCCGGACCATCGCACCGAGGTCCTCGGGCTGGAGCTGGCGTGCGCGGACTATCTGGCCGAGGTGCCGTGGATCCTGGTCGAGCGGGGCGGGGACATCTGCCACGAACTCGAAGAGGTGGGCCGGGAGTACGAGGCCGACGCGATCGTCGTCGGATCCACGCACGGCATCGTCGGCCGGATCTTCGGCTCCGTCGCGGGGCGGCTCGCCAAGCGGGCGCAACGGCCCGTGATCGTCATCCCGTGA
- a CDS encoding GPR1/FUN34/YaaH family transporter has product MDSEVSAGSGSTTVVGRLALGITLLAFGLGTTGVIHGVAASDAVSVAHYVGGVALFLVGLLAFRGGDKSSGTGFVALGALWFTWAVGDHASADAAGLFLLLFALVALTLTLAGGDSLGQVMHGLLFLAMLVLAVASFADSSSLAKVGGWVAAVSGAVAWYAATAVLAHWPTTLPGRAAGRGVTATG; this is encoded by the coding sequence GTGGACAGCGAAGTCTCTGCGGGAAGCGGAAGCACCACCGTGGTCGGACGACTCGCCCTGGGAATCACCCTGTTGGCGTTCGGCCTCGGTACGACTGGCGTGATTCACGGCGTGGCAGCGTCCGACGCCGTGTCAGTGGCCCACTATGTGGGCGGAGTCGCTCTGTTCCTCGTCGGCCTGCTGGCCTTCCGGGGCGGCGACAAGTCCTCCGGTACGGGTTTCGTGGCTCTCGGCGCCCTGTGGTTCACCTGGGCTGTCGGGGACCACGCGTCGGCCGACGCGGCCGGACTCTTCCTTCTCCTGTTCGCCCTCGTGGCGCTCACCCTGACCCTCGCGGGCGGGGACAGCCTCGGTCAGGTCATGCACGGGCTGCTGTTCCTGGCGATGCTGGTGCTGGCCGTGGCGTCCTTCGCCGACAGTTCCTCTTTGGCCAAGGTCGGGGGCTGGGTCGCGGCGGTGTCCGGTGCGGTGGCCTGGTACGCGGCCACGGCTGTGCTGGCGCACTGGCCGACGACGCTTCCGGGGCGTGCCGCCGGCCGGGGGGTGACGGCCACCGGCTGA
- the glmS gene encoding glutamine--fructose-6-phosphate transaminase (isomerizing): MCGIVGYIGKRDVAPLLLEGLQRLEYRGYDSAGIVVTSPKTPGLKMVKAKGRVRDLEAKVPARFKGTTGIAHTRWATHGAPSDVNAHPHMSADSKVAVVHNGIIDNAADLRRKLETDGVEFLSETDTEVLTHLIARSSAEKLEDKVREALRVVEGTYGIAVMHADFSDRIVVARNGSPVVLGIGEKEMFVASDIAALVAHTRQIVTLDDGEMATLKADDFRTYTTEGTRTAAEPTTVEWEAASYDMGGHDTYMHKEIFEQADAVDRVLRGRIDDRFSTVHLGGLNLDAREARQIRRVKILGCGTSYHAGMIGAQMIEELARIPADAEPASEFRYRNAVVDPDTLYVAVSQSGETYDVLAAVQELKRKGARVFGVVNVVGSAIAREADAGIYVHAGPEVCVVSTKCFTNTTVAFALLALHLGRTRDLSVRDGKRIIEGLRKLPDQITEILKQEEQIKELAELYADARSMLFIGRVRGYPVAREASLKLKEVSYIHAEAYPASELKHGPLALIEPALPTVAIVPDDDLLEKNRAALEEIKARSGKILAVAHQHQDKADQTIIVPKNEDELDPILMGIPLQLLAYHTAKALGRDIDKPRNLAKSVTVE, translated from the coding sequence ATGTGCGGAATTGTCGGATACATCGGAAAGCGTGACGTGGCCCCCCTCCTTCTGGAGGGCCTGCAGCGGCTGGAGTACCGCGGCTACGACTCCGCGGGCATCGTCGTCACCTCCCCGAAGACGCCCGGCCTGAAGATGGTCAAGGCCAAGGGCCGGGTGCGCGACCTGGAGGCCAAGGTCCCGGCGCGCTTCAAGGGCACCACCGGTATCGCCCACACCCGCTGGGCCACCCACGGCGCCCCCTCCGACGTCAACGCCCACCCGCACATGTCGGCCGACAGCAAGGTCGCCGTCGTGCACAACGGCATCATCGACAACGCCGCCGACCTGCGCCGCAAGCTGGAGACGGACGGTGTCGAGTTCCTCTCCGAGACCGACACCGAGGTCCTCACCCACCTGATCGCCCGCTCCTCGGCCGAGAAGCTGGAGGACAAGGTCCGCGAGGCCCTCCGGGTGGTTGAGGGCACCTACGGCATCGCGGTCATGCACGCCGACTTCTCCGACCGCATCGTGGTGGCCCGCAACGGCTCCCCGGTGGTCCTCGGCATCGGCGAGAAGGAGATGTTCGTCGCCTCGGACATCGCCGCCCTGGTCGCCCACACCCGGCAGATAGTGACGCTGGACGACGGCGAGATGGCCACCCTCAAGGCCGACGACTTCCGCACCTACACCACCGAGGGCACCCGCACCGCGGCCGAGCCGACCACCGTGGAGTGGGAGGCCGCCTCCTACGACATGGGCGGCCACGACACCTACATGCACAAGGAGATCTTCGAGCAGGCCGACGCCGTGGACCGCGTGCTGCGCGGCCGCATCGACGACCGCTTCTCCACCGTGCACCTCGGCGGCCTCAACCTGGATGCCCGCGAGGCCCGGCAGATCCGCCGCGTGAAGATCCTCGGCTGCGGCACCTCGTACCACGCGGGCATGATCGGCGCCCAGATGATCGAGGAGCTGGCCCGCATCCCCGCCGACGCCGAGCCGGCCTCGGAGTTCCGCTACCGCAACGCGGTCGTCGACCCCGACACCCTGTACGTCGCCGTCTCCCAGTCCGGTGAGACGTACGACGTCCTCGCCGCCGTCCAGGAGCTGAAGCGCAAGGGCGCGCGGGTCTTCGGCGTCGTCAACGTGGTGGGCTCGGCGATCGCCCGCGAGGCCGACGCCGGGATCTACGTCCACGCCGGTCCCGAGGTCTGCGTGGTCTCGACCAAGTGCTTCACGAACACCACGGTCGCCTTCGCCCTCCTCGCCCTGCACCTCGGCCGCACCCGTGACCTCTCGGTCCGCGACGGCAAGCGGATCATCGAGGGCCTGCGCAAGCTGCCGGACCAGATCACCGAGATCCTCAAGCAGGAGGAGCAGATCAAGGAGCTGGCCGAGCTGTACGCCGACGCCCGCTCGATGCTCTTCATCGGCCGCGTCCGGGGCTACCCGGTGGCCCGCGAGGCCTCCCTGAAGCTCAAGGAGGTCTCCTACATCCACGCCGAGGCCTACCCCGCCTCCGAGCTGAAGCACGGCCCGCTGGCCCTGATCGAGCCGGCCCTGCCGACGGTCGCGATCGTCCCCGACGACGACCTCCTGGAGAAGAACCGCGCGGCCCTGGAGGAGATCAAGGCCCGCAGCGGCAAGATCCTCGCGGTGGCCCACCAGCACCAGGACAAGGCGGACCAGACGATCATCGTCCCGAAGAACGAGGACGAGCTGGACCCCATCCTGATGGGCATCCCGCTCCAGCTCCTCGCCTACCACACGGCCAAGGCCCTGGGCCGGGACATCGACAAGCCGAGGAACCTGGCCAAGTCGGTGACGGTGGAGTAG
- a CDS encoding metallophosphoesterase family protein — MGVPEKLAERMSMAEQHEYLRARFSRRTMIRGGAVTLGAVAGGAFVPGATAQAAVPTQRTAPAAETVDGALVAPFGRHLAYGNDPSREMTVSWQVPVAVKNPFIRIGAHPWDLSRKIEAEVRSLYTPAGVGASGDHTQYYLHAQLTHLRPGRTYYYGVGHEGFDPAERHLLGTLGTFTTAPARKAPFTFTAFGDEGVGYHGLANNALILGQNPAFHLHAGDIAYGDPAGQGKSTDTGFDSRTWDQFLYQTESVAKQVPWMVSYGNHDMEAWYSPNGYGGEEARWTLPDNGPDPKNLPGVYSFVYGNTAVISLDPNDISFEIPANLGISGGTQTKWFEAQLKKFRACDDIDFVVVFFHHCAYCTSTAHASEGGVRQEWVPLFEKYQVDLVINGHNHQYERTDVIKAGAVTKKLPIGGTAYPETEGVVYVTAGAAGRSLYAFSAPDSYEGHEHEVDSVASFINTKDGKVNETVTWSRVRYLNYSFLRVDVTPAPKGRQTTLTVSGIAETGDRIDHFTVSRTAK, encoded by the coding sequence ATGGGAGTACCCGAGAAGCTGGCCGAGCGCATGAGCATGGCCGAGCAGCATGAGTACCTGCGCGCCAGATTCTCGCGGCGCACCATGATCAGGGGCGGCGCCGTCACGCTGGGCGCCGTCGCGGGTGGCGCGTTCGTGCCGGGCGCCACCGCCCAGGCGGCGGTGCCGACGCAGCGCACCGCCCCGGCCGCCGAGACGGTCGACGGCGCCCTCGTCGCCCCCTTCGGCCGCCACCTCGCCTACGGCAACGACCCGAGCAGGGAGATGACCGTCTCCTGGCAGGTCCCGGTTGCCGTGAAGAACCCGTTCATCCGGATCGGCGCCCACCCCTGGGACCTCTCCCGCAAGATCGAGGCCGAGGTCCGCAGCCTCTACACCCCGGCCGGCGTCGGCGCGAGCGGCGACCACACGCAGTACTACCTGCACGCCCAGCTCACCCATCTGCGCCCGGGCAGGACCTACTACTACGGCGTCGGCCACGAGGGCTTCGACCCGGCCGAGCGGCACCTGCTGGGCACCCTGGGCACCTTCACCACCGCTCCCGCCCGCAAGGCGCCGTTCACCTTCACCGCCTTCGGCGACGAGGGCGTGGGCTACCACGGCCTGGCCAACAACGCCCTGATCCTCGGCCAGAACCCGGCCTTCCACCTGCACGCCGGCGACATCGCCTACGGCGACCCGGCCGGCCAGGGCAAGTCCACCGACACCGGCTTCGACTCGCGCACCTGGGACCAGTTCCTGTACCAGACCGAGTCGGTCGCCAAGCAGGTCCCGTGGATGGTCTCGTACGGCAACCACGACATGGAGGCCTGGTACTCGCCCAACGGCTACGGCGGCGAGGAGGCCCGCTGGACCCTCCCGGACAACGGCCCGGACCCGAAGAACCTGCCCGGCGTCTACTCCTTCGTCTACGGCAACACCGCGGTCATCTCCCTGGACCCGAACGACATCTCCTTCGAGATCCCGGCGAACCTGGGCATATCCGGCGGTACCCAGACCAAGTGGTTCGAGGCTCAGCTGAAGAAGTTCCGGGCCTGCGACGACATCGACTTCGTCGTCGTGTTCTTCCACCACTGCGCGTACTGCACCTCCACCGCGCACGCCTCGGAGGGGGGCGTGCGCCAGGAGTGGGTGCCGCTGTTCGAGAAGTACCAGGTGGACCTGGTCATCAACGGCCACAACCACCAGTACGAGCGCACCGACGTCATCAAGGCCGGCGCCGTCACCAAGAAGCTCCCGATCGGCGGCACCGCCTACCCCGAGACCGAGGGTGTGGTCTACGTCACCGCCGGCGCGGCGGGTCGCAGCCTGTACGCGTTCAGTGCCCCGGACTCCTACGAGGGCCACGAGCACGAGGTCGACTCGGTCGCGTCCTTCATCAACACCAAGGACGGCAAGGTCAACGAGACCGTCACCTGGTCCCGGGTGCGCTACCTCAACTACTCCTTCCTGCGCGTGGACGTCACCCCCGCGCCGAAGGGCCGGCAGACCACGCTGACGGTGTCGGGCATCGCCGAGACCGGCGACCGCATCGACCACTTCACGGTGTCCCGCACGGCGAAGTAG
- a CDS encoding DUF4429 domain-containing protein, translating to MAEIIQKDGTWTFEGDALRLTPGRDKNVSPLRRELGELVVPLGALAGISFEQGRKSGRLRLRLRDGADPLTQATGGRLAEPNDPYQLAVESDRYGVAEYFADEVRNALLLDGVSPDPVAEYLLPGPALPVSASAGDGTAGFDGERLRLEWNWKTEDAKAAGGPRTIPLADVLGVEWQPAAGLENGHLRFLVRGAPVTAPPKYDPNAVELWGFKKDPLMALVAAAVQARLPHPAAAEQEVRQDPPVLGKADGGDGHDALLRRLRELGDLHRDGILTAEEFALAKQAVLKRL from the coding sequence ATGGCAGAAATCATCCAGAAGGACGGCACCTGGACCTTCGAGGGTGACGCCCTGCGGCTCACCCCGGGCCGGGACAAGAACGTGAGCCCCCTCCGCCGGGAGCTGGGCGAACTCGTCGTTCCCCTGGGTGCGTTGGCCGGTATCTCCTTCGAGCAGGGGAGAAAGTCGGGGCGGCTGCGGCTGCGGCTGCGCGACGGCGCCGATCCGCTGACCCAGGCCACCGGCGGCCGGCTCGCCGAACCGAACGACCCGTACCAGCTGGCGGTGGAGTCCGACCGGTACGGCGTCGCCGAGTACTTCGCGGACGAGGTGCGCAACGCGCTGCTGCTGGACGGGGTTTCACCGGATCCGGTCGCCGAGTATCTGCTGCCGGGACCCGCACTGCCGGTGTCCGCCTCCGCCGGGGACGGCACGGCGGGCTTCGACGGGGAACGGTTGCGGCTGGAGTGGAACTGGAAGACCGAGGACGCCAAGGCCGCCGGCGGCCCTCGCACGATCCCTCTCGCCGACGTCCTCGGCGTGGAGTGGCAGCCCGCGGCCGGGCTGGAGAACGGCCATCTGCGCTTCCTGGTGCGCGGCGCCCCGGTCACGGCACCGCCCAAGTACGACCCGAACGCGGTCGAGCTGTGGGGCTTCAAGAAGGACCCGCTGATGGCCCTGGTGGCGGCCGCCGTACAGGCGCGGCTGCCGCATCCCGCGGCGGCGGAGCAGGAGGTACGGCAGGATCCGCCGGTGCTCGGCAAGGCAGACGGTGGGGACGGCCACGACGCCCTGCTGCGCCGCCTGCGCGAGCTGGGCGACCTGCACCGCGACGGGATCCTGACGGCCGAGGAGTTCGCGCTGGCCAAGCAGGCGGTCCTCAAACGCTTGTGA
- a CDS encoding beta-N-acetylhexosaminidase, whose translation MRRNHSKTPRTPSILGSLLLVAAAGVFTLGAAPAAHAAAATPLDQVVPAPASVAPGGLPYRITRATGVRVDDSAEVRRIGGYLTGILRPATGYPLPLTDHGTGGIRLHLARGDFGAEGYRLHSDAGGVTLTASAPAGLFHGVQTLRQLLPAAIEKKTVQSGPWQIAGGTIEDRPRYSYRGAMLDVSRHFFTVAQVKRYIDQLAMYKINELHLHLSDDQGWRIAIDSWPRLADYGGSTEVGGGKGGFYTKADYREIVRYAASRYLEVVPEIDMPGHSNAALASYAQLNCNGQAPPLYTGTEVGFSSLCVPKQATYDFVDDVIRELAALTPGRYLHVGGDEAHSTSHTDYVTFMDRVQPIVAKYGKTVIGWHQLTGAHPVKGAVAQYWGLDSTSAADKAQVAKAAQNGTGLILSPADRIYLDMKYTKDTKLGLDWAGLVEVQRSYDWNPGAYLPGAPASAVRGVEAPLWSETLKTNADIDYMAFPRLPGAAELGWSPAATHDWNAYKVRLAAQAPRWDALGIGYYKSPQVPWPTS comes from the coding sequence GTGAGACGGAACCACAGCAAGACTCCCCGAACACCGAGCATTCTGGGATCGCTGCTGCTCGTCGCGGCGGCCGGCGTCTTCACCCTCGGTGCGGCCCCCGCCGCACACGCCGCGGCCGCGACACCTCTGGACCAGGTCGTCCCGGCCCCCGCCTCGGTCGCACCCGGCGGGCTGCCGTACCGCATCACCCGTGCGACCGGGGTCCGTGTCGACGACTCCGCCGAGGTACGCCGCATCGGCGGCTACCTCACCGGCATCCTGCGGCCCGCCACCGGCTACCCGCTGCCGCTCACCGACCACGGCACCGGCGGCATCCGGCTCCACCTCGCCCGGGGCGACTTCGGTGCCGAGGGGTACCGGCTGCACAGTGACGCGGGCGGTGTCACCCTCACCGCGAGCGCCCCCGCCGGCCTCTTCCACGGCGTCCAGACGCTGCGTCAGCTCCTCCCGGCCGCCATCGAGAAGAAGACCGTGCAGAGCGGCCCCTGGCAGATCGCCGGCGGCACCATCGAGGACCGCCCCCGCTACTCCTACCGGGGCGCCATGCTGGACGTCTCCCGGCACTTCTTCACCGTCGCCCAGGTCAAGCGGTACATCGACCAGCTGGCGATGTACAAGATCAACGAGCTGCACCTGCACCTCAGCGACGACCAGGGCTGGCGCATCGCCATAGACTCCTGGCCGCGTCTCGCCGACTACGGCGGCTCCACCGAGGTCGGCGGCGGCAAGGGCGGCTTCTACACCAAGGCGGACTACCGGGAGATCGTCCGTTACGCGGCCTCCCGCTATCTGGAGGTCGTCCCCGAGATCGACATGCCCGGCCACTCCAACGCGGCCCTCGCCTCCTACGCCCAGCTCAACTGCAACGGCCAGGCACCCCCGCTGTACACCGGCACGGAGGTCGGCTTCAGCTCGCTGTGCGTGCCCAAGCAGGCGACGTACGACTTCGTGGACGACGTCATCCGTGAGCTGGCCGCCCTCACCCCCGGCCGCTACCTCCACGTAGGAGGTGACGAGGCCCACTCCACCAGCCACACCGACTACGTGACCTTCATGGACCGGGTACAGCCCATCGTGGCCAAGTACGGCAAGACGGTCATCGGCTGGCACCAGCTCACCGGCGCCCACCCGGTCAAGGGGGCCGTCGCCCAGTACTGGGGCCTGGACAGCACCAGCGCGGCCGACAAGGCCCAGGTCGCCAAGGCCGCCCAGAACGGCACCGGGCTGATCCTGTCCCCGGCCGACCGCATCTACCTCGACATGAAGTACACCAAGGACACCAAGCTGGGCCTGGACTGGGCGGGCCTGGTCGAGGTGCAGCGGTCGTACGACTGGAATCCGGGCGCCTATCTGCCCGGCGCTCCGGCCTCCGCCGTCCGGGGTGTGGAGGCGCCCCTGTGGTCGGAGACCCTGAAGACGAACGCCGACATCGACTACATGGCGTTCCCGCGCCTGCCGGGCGCCGCCGAACTGGGCTGGTCCCCGGCGGCCACACACGACTGGAACGCTTACAAGGTCCGGCTGGCCGCCCAGGCCCCACGCTGGGACGCCCTCGGAATCGGCTACTACAAGTCGCCGCAGGTCCCCTGGCCGACCAGCTGA